A genomic window from Oceanobacillus timonensis includes:
- a CDS encoding CBO0543 family protein, with amino-acid sequence MESTWNKIVELLQQYREVRTEYWLHENLFTFSWWILLVTTVGIFIVWFILLDKKRIFEIVTYGFFVTAVGVIGDAIGVSLLLWHYPNTLLPVSQIAEIHTVQMPIIYMLIYQYFHTWKSFLIASTINAFVFAFILEPLLVWLQIYELHSWKHIYSFFPYILIAIIFKFVVNKFKRLDKYYE; translated from the coding sequence ATGGAATCTACTTGGAATAAAATTGTTGAATTATTACAGCAGTATAGAGAGGTAAGAACAGAATACTGGTTACATGAGAACTTATTTACCTTCAGTTGGTGGATTCTTTTGGTTACAACTGTTGGTATTTTTATTGTATGGTTTATTCTTTTAGATAAAAAGAGAATATTTGAGATTGTTACATACGGTTTTTTTGTTACAGCTGTGGGAGTTATCGGCGACGCTATAGGTGTTTCCTTATTGCTTTGGCATTATCCTAATACATTATTACCTGTCTCTCAGATTGCTGAAATACATACTGTACAAATGCCCATTATTTATATGCTTATCTACCAGTATTTTCATACATGGAAATCCTTTTTGATTGCCTCAACCATAAATGCCTTTGTTTTTGCATTTATACTGGAACCGCTCTTAGTTTGGTTACAGATATATGAATTGCATAGTTGGAAACATATTTATTCATTTTTTCCTTATATTTTGATAGCAATTATTTTCAAGTTCGTAGTTAATAAATTCAAGCGGCTGGATAAGTATTATGAATAA
- a CDS encoding MmgE/PrpD family protein, giving the protein MALSKVLPFIENESYDHLSSEVITKAKKSLLDFLASTYAGYQCKSASIAFQSADWFGDKGYCSIIGSEKTVSPLAATFINATLASCMDIDDGHREPVGHPGCMVIPPVLAVMELSKKSTGKDLITAMVTGYEVGIRCGIVMNSNHEQLFYGSGGWALFGSASGIAKMKRLTGKTLENALTIGEVYGPTAQCGKSIAAGSMTKESVGWGAVTALMGASLAEQGFTGPDNILIDKHLYNCNIENIFETLGEKYEIKNTYFKQYPACKWAHSPITAAIQVIEEYNPDLKEIDEIIIETFQKATTLHHTKPQTTEAAQYSIPFLVATALYYGTVEPYHISEKHLNNDIICNLATKIRMVSVDDLEKEFPSKRPARVKIKMKNNSVFTKEVKLIKGDPENPLSWEDLINKFHLCSKDFIDYAHREEIINKIAHLENITHVKELTHLLK; this is encoded by the coding sequence ATGGCATTATCAAAAGTTTTACCTTTTATTGAGAATGAAAGCTATGACCATTTATCATCAGAAGTCATTACGAAGGCCAAAAAAAGTTTATTAGATTTCCTGGCTTCAACCTATGCTGGATACCAATGTAAATCGGCTTCCATTGCTTTTCAATCTGCTGACTGGTTTGGTGACAAAGGATACTGTTCCATAATAGGGAGTGAAAAAACAGTTTCTCCATTAGCTGCAACATTTATTAATGCAACGTTGGCCAGTTGTATGGATATAGATGACGGACATCGAGAACCAGTCGGTCATCCCGGTTGCATGGTTATTCCACCAGTATTAGCTGTCATGGAGCTATCTAAAAAGAGTACAGGGAAAGACTTGATTACAGCTATGGTGACAGGTTATGAAGTTGGAATTCGCTGTGGCATAGTTATGAATTCCAACCATGAACAACTGTTTTATGGTTCTGGCGGCTGGGCGCTTTTTGGTTCCGCATCTGGTATAGCAAAAATGAAAAGATTAACAGGAAAAACTTTAGAAAATGCATTAACAATCGGCGAAGTTTACGGGCCGACAGCACAATGTGGAAAATCTATTGCCGCCGGTTCGATGACAAAAGAAAGTGTCGGTTGGGGAGCTGTTACAGCGCTTATGGGTGCATCCTTAGCAGAGCAGGGATTTACAGGTCCTGATAATATTTTAATAGATAAGCATTTGTACAACTGTAATATCGAAAACATCTTTGAAACATTGGGAGAAAAATACGAGATTAAAAATACTTATTTCAAACAATACCCTGCGTGTAAATGGGCTCACTCACCAATAACTGCAGCAATCCAAGTTATAGAGGAATACAATCCGGATTTGAAAGAAATCGATGAAATCATTATTGAAACATTTCAAAAGGCAACCACGCTTCATCATACGAAACCGCAAACAACAGAAGCGGCACAATATAGTATTCCATTTCTTGTTGCTACCGCTCTTTATTATGGCACTGTGGAACCTTATCATATATCTGAAAAGCATTTAAATAATGATATAATATGTAACCTTGCAACAAAGATACGTATGGTATCAGTCGATGACCTGGAAAAAGAGTTTCCAAGCAAGAGACCTGCTCGAGTAAAGATTAAAATGAAAAATAACAGTGTGTTTACCAAGGAAGTGAAGTTGATTAAAGGAGACCCTGAAAACCCACTGTCATGGGAAGATTTAATAAATAAATTTCATTTATGTTCCAAAGATTTTATTGATTATGCGCATAGAGAAGAAATCATTAACAAAATTGCTCATTTAGAGAATATAACTCATGTAAAAGAATTGACGCATCTTCTAAAATAA
- a CDS encoding DUF3100 domain-containing protein codes for MLKQIPEYLKDWRLHGLVLLIVLIAESIGPFSFEVGAGMILILPMIYAFILGVATVFTPVIKEKQFKHSETLTTALIGLLVAKVSLNIGPALSMIIQVGPAILLQEIGNLGTVLLGLPLALLLGVKREAIGMTFSIAREGSLAIINDKFGFNSPETRGVFSIYLFGSIFGAVFFGLMASFLATFTPLNPLALAMASGVGSASMMAASSGSLSAVYPEMAAEIQSLASASMILSVATGFFVSIFIALPLAEKMYNLLTGRKSNKALEAKEQTEEQKEANQ; via the coding sequence ATGTTGAAACAAATTCCAGAATATTTAAAGGATTGGCGACTCCATGGTCTCGTTCTTTTGATCGTACTGATTGCAGAATCAATTGGTCCGTTTTCATTTGAAGTTGGAGCCGGTATGATTCTTATTTTGCCGATGATTTATGCATTTATTTTAGGTGTTGCGACTGTATTTACCCCCGTAATTAAAGAAAAGCAATTTAAGCATTCGGAAACCTTGACAACGGCACTTATTGGCCTGCTTGTTGCAAAAGTAAGTCTGAATATCGGGCCGGCACTCAGTATGATTATTCAAGTAGGACCGGCGATTCTGCTGCAAGAAATTGGAAATTTAGGCACGGTTTTATTAGGCCTTCCACTTGCCCTTTTATTAGGCGTCAAACGGGAAGCGATTGGAATGACGTTCTCTATTGCCAGAGAGGGAAGTTTGGCTATTATCAATGATAAGTTTGGTTTTAATTCTCCGGAAACAAGAGGTGTCTTTTCAATCTACTTATTCGGTTCGATTTTTGGAGCTGTGTTTTTCGGATTAATGGCCAGTTTCTTGGCAACATTTACACCATTAAATCCGTTAGCGCTTGCGATGGCTTCCGGTGTTGGCAGCGCCAGTATGATGGCCGCATCAAGCGGTTCCTTATCAGCTGTTTACCCGGAGATGGCAGCAGAAATTCAATCTTTAGCTTCAGCCAGTATGATTTTATCTGTAGCCACAGGCTTCTTTGTCTCTATTTTTATTGCGCTTCCTTTGGCGGAAAAAATGTATAACTTACTCACCGGCAGAAAATCCAATAAAGCATTGGAAGCCAAAGAACAGACGGAAGAGCAAAAGGAGGCGAACCAATGA
- a CDS encoding CBO0543 family protein — protein MQPTWQNIIELTKQYRDMKMEYWLNDNLFTSSWWILFVTTIGIFIVWLFLLDKKRIIEILLYGFFVTGTATMADAIGVALLLWNYPITLLPTPLIVEIHRVQMPVIYMLIYQYFPSWKSFSIAVTINAFIFAFILEPTLVWLQIYETYHWKHIYSVLPYILIAVVFKFVVNKLKQSDQNYK, from the coding sequence ATGCAGCCTACTTGGCAAAACATCATTGAACTGACAAAGCAATATAGAGATATGAAAATGGAATATTGGTTAAATGATAACTTATTCACCTCCAGTTGGTGGATTCTTTTTGTGACAACAATTGGTATTTTTATTGTCTGGCTGTTTCTTTTAGATAAAAAAAGGATTATTGAGATTCTGCTATATGGATTTTTTGTAACAGGTACAGCTACAATGGCCGATGCCATTGGTGTTGCATTATTGTTATGGAATTATCCAATTACGTTATTACCTACGCCTCTGATTGTTGAAATACATAGAGTGCAGATGCCTGTTATTTATATGCTTATCTATCAGTATTTTCCATCCTGGAAATCCTTTTCTATTGCCGTTACTATAAATGCATTTATTTTCGCATTTATACTGGAACCGACTTTAGTATGGTTACAGATATATGAAACCTATCATTGGAAACATATCTATTCAGTCCTACCTTACATTTTGATAGCAGTTGTGTTCAAGTTCGTAGTGAATAAATTGAAGCAATCAGATCAAAATTATAAATAG
- a CDS encoding sodium/glutamate symporter, whose protein sequence is MELSVWNIVTDIGLISLLLMLAVVLRAKIRLLQRSFMPASILAGILGLIFGPNGFGIIPFSDFIGDYPGILIAVVLAALPLSTQNFKWSEIMGKVGSLWSYSQIIMLLAWGGGLLFALIFLVPTFNVHNGFGLLFAAGFIGGHGTAAALGDAFAQQGWEEATALAMTSATIGAILSIAVGLALIKSGTNKGYANYISSFDRLSEELKTGLIPKAKRHSMGTDTVSSISIESMSFHLGLVAFATAVGYYLSQFGESLYPSLVIPAFALSFLVGLMIRQLMQAAKADDYIDKSVMSRIGGSATDFLVAFGIASINLTVVADNIVPFAILLAFGILFNYFFYKVVSKYYFQENWFEKGIFTFGWITGAVAMGIALLRTVDPKLESKTLDEFGLAYIPIAPVEIMLITFAPLFILNGQHWLFTVITIGACFVIFVFSYYKKWVKFRDEGTG, encoded by the coding sequence ATGGAACTCAGTGTGTGGAATATCGTGACAGATATCGGTTTAATATCTTTGCTACTCATGTTAGCAGTGGTTTTAAGAGCAAAAATACGATTATTGCAGCGTTCCTTCATGCCAGCAAGTATACTGGCAGGGATTTTAGGGCTGATTTTTGGTCCCAATGGATTCGGTATTATCCCATTTTCAGATTTTATAGGCGATTATCCAGGTATTCTGATTGCAGTAGTATTAGCAGCACTTCCTTTATCCACTCAAAATTTTAAATGGTCGGAAATCATGGGAAAGGTTGGATCATTATGGTCATATTCCCAGATTATCATGCTTTTAGCCTGGGGAGGCGGGCTCCTTTTTGCTCTTATCTTCCTTGTGCCAACATTCAATGTGCATAATGGGTTTGGCTTACTATTTGCTGCCGGGTTTATAGGCGGACATGGAACAGCTGCTGCTTTGGGAGATGCATTTGCTCAGCAAGGGTGGGAGGAAGCCACCGCTCTGGCTATGACCTCAGCCACAATAGGAGCAATACTATCTATTGCTGTAGGTTTAGCTTTAATCAAATCCGGTACCAACAAAGGCTATGCCAATTATATCAGCAGTTTCGACCGGCTTTCTGAAGAATTAAAAACAGGTCTTATCCCTAAAGCCAAACGGCATTCTATGGGAACAGACACCGTTTCCAGTATTTCCATCGAGTCTATGAGTTTCCATTTAGGATTGGTTGCTTTCGCTACAGCTGTTGGATATTATTTAAGTCAATTTGGCGAGTCACTATATCCCAGCCTGGTCATTCCTGCATTTGCACTTTCCTTTTTAGTAGGGCTAATGATAAGACAACTGATGCAGGCAGCGAAAGCAGACGATTACATTGATAAAAGCGTGATGTCCAGAATAGGTGGAAGTGCTACCGATTTTCTTGTCGCATTTGGTATCGCATCTATCAACCTGACAGTAGTTGCTGACAATATCGTACCATTTGCTATTTTACTTGCCTTTGGAATACTCTTTAACTATTTCTTCTATAAAGTTGTGTCAAAATATTATTTTCAAGAAAATTGGTTTGAAAAAGGGATCTTTACTTTTGGATGGATTACAGGTGCTGTAGCAATGGGAATTGCATTATTAAGAACGGTAGATCCGAAATTGGAAAGTAAAACGTTGGATGAATTCGGTCTGGCATACATTCCTATTGCACCTGTAGAAATCATGCTTATTACGTTTGCACCTTTATTTATCTTGAATGGTCAGCATTGGCTTTTTACAGTCATTACAATTGGTGCTTGTTTCGTCATATTCGTTTTTTCCTATTATAAAAAATGGGTTAAATTCAGAGATGAAGGAACAGGATAA
- a CDS encoding ISL3 family transposase: protein MQFHYINKLIQLPEINVKNILFDDKTGVVYLSVEPIQYVQPCPYCSSHDVHRDGVLYHRHVRHLPLANWRTLLCIPAVNMECQECKAHFVWQYAFVPPKKRYTKAFEHQLMKQGQGVTVQSMSASQSVPYSTAERYFKNGLQAERKYTQMTCIQDAVQRHQLVLGIDDFAVRKGHSYNTGIHDLKGGNMLDIISGRKQEDLQAFQQTSSYMHLLNPVAVVMDLSYTYHKFVKETFPQAIRIADRFHVNRYVTDAMHAVRKEVQQKLSTQARKQLKRHHQLLETRYDALSKEDQTTVQTLLNYDNQLKAIYEWKEAFIDWYDLSLNAQQAKQMLEQWYRQGHRIQHKAVESCLQTIKNWETEVINYHRMRFTNAVVEGRHNKIKAIQRRHFFTRNRDVYENRILVECNWAYVQDII, encoded by the coding sequence GTGCAATTTCACTATATCAATAAATTGATTCAACTTCCAGAAATAAACGTAAAAAATATATTATTTGATGACAAAACAGGTGTTGTTTATCTATCTGTTGAGCCGATACAGTACGTTCAACCGTGTCCTTATTGCAGCAGCCATGACGTTCATCGGGATGGTGTATTATACCACCGTCATGTCCGCCATTTGCCATTGGCAAACTGGCGAACACTGCTTTGTATTCCAGCAGTGAATATGGAATGTCAGGAATGTAAGGCCCATTTCGTTTGGCAATATGCCTTTGTTCCGCCGAAAAAGCGATATACAAAAGCTTTTGAGCATCAGTTGATGAAACAAGGACAAGGCGTAACGGTACAATCCATGTCTGCTTCTCAATCCGTCCCTTATTCCACAGCGGAAAGGTATTTTAAAAATGGACTTCAAGCAGAAAGGAAGTATACCCAAATGACCTGCATTCAAGATGCGGTCCAGCGTCATCAATTGGTGCTTGGCATCGATGATTTTGCCGTGCGGAAAGGACACAGCTACAATACAGGCATTCATGATTTAAAAGGCGGCAACATGCTGGATATCATTTCTGGGCGGAAACAGGAAGACTTACAAGCGTTTCAACAAACATCTTCCTATATGCATCTATTAAACCCTGTCGCTGTAGTGATGGATTTAAGCTATACGTATCATAAATTTGTCAAAGAAACCTTCCCGCAAGCGATTCGGATTGCCGATCGATTTCATGTCAATCGTTATGTGACCGATGCAATGCATGCCGTGCGAAAAGAGGTGCAGCAAAAACTTTCTACACAGGCAAGGAAACAACTGAAACGTCATCATCAGCTGCTGGAAACACGCTACGACGCTCTGTCCAAAGAAGACCAGACAACGGTTCAAACCCTTTTAAACTATGATAACCAATTAAAAGCCATCTATGAATGGAAAGAAGCTTTTATTGACTGGTATGATTTGAGTTTAAACGCACAACAAGCGAAACAAATGCTGGAACAATGGTATCGACAAGGACATCGTATCCAGCATAAAGCAGTTGAATCCTGTCTCCAAACGATTAAAAACTGGGAAACAGAAGTGATTAACTATCACCGGATGCGCTTTACAAACGCTGTGGTGGAAGGACGTCACAATAAGATAAAAGCGATACAGCGCCGGCATTTTTTCACACGTAACCGGGATGTATATGAGAACCGTATTTTAGTTGAATGTAATTGGGCTTACGTGCAGGATATTATTTAA
- a CDS encoding DUF3231 family protein, protein MTSTHNAPLSSAEISQIWTTYQEDTASICMLKSFLKTVEDPDISALLQHALELSESHVPKLTKFFTGENWPVPQGFTEADVNLSAPRLYTDGFMLHYLQMMGILEMNAYSVAIGTAVRSDIHDYYSGCMAETVDLHKKANSLLLKKGLFVRAPEITPPDRIAFVTDNNFLGKWMGDTRPLTALEISNLYANSQRNLLGKSLLIGFSQVASDPEVRKHMVKGKEIAEKHVEVFSSKLNQDDLPVSATSDAGITDSTVSPFSDKLMMFFTGSLIATSIGYYGSSMSMDARKDLITDYSRLTIEIMKYSSESAKLMIRNGWMEEPPQAKNRDKLAKKG, encoded by the coding sequence ATGACATCGACACATAATGCCCCCTTATCATCAGCAGAAATTTCGCAGATTTGGACAACCTATCAAGAAGATACAGCTTCAATTTGTATGCTGAAATCCTTTTTAAAAACTGTCGAAGATCCGGACATTTCTGCATTGCTTCAACATGCTTTGGAATTATCTGAGTCACATGTTCCTAAGCTGACAAAATTCTTCACTGGCGAAAACTGGCCTGTTCCTCAGGGATTTACAGAAGCAGACGTTAATTTAAGTGCTCCAAGACTATACACAGATGGCTTTATGCTACATTACTTGCAAATGATGGGTATTTTAGAAATGAACGCTTATAGCGTCGCTATTGGCACAGCGGTTCGCTCAGATATCCATGATTATTATTCCGGATGTATGGCAGAAACCGTTGACCTTCATAAAAAGGCCAATAGCCTTTTATTGAAAAAAGGATTATTTGTCCGTGCACCTGAAATTACGCCACCAGATCGTATCGCGTTTGTGACTGATAACAATTTCCTTGGGAAATGGATGGGAGATACTCGCCCTCTGACCGCTCTGGAAATCTCGAACCTTTACGCTAATAGCCAACGGAATTTGTTGGGAAAGTCGTTGTTAATTGGTTTTAGTCAGGTGGCAAGTGACCCGGAAGTCCGTAAACATATGGTTAAAGGAAAGGAAATTGCCGAGAAACATGTAGAGGTTTTTAGTTCCAAACTCAATCAAGATGATCTTCCAGTTTCTGCTACCTCGGATGCAGGAATTACAGATTCAACGGTTTCCCCTTTTTCAGACAAACTCATGATGTTTTTTACAGGAAGCCTCATTGCTACTAGTATCGGTTATTACGGGAGCAGCATGAGCATGGATGCCCGAAAAGACCTTATCACCGATTATTCGCGTTTAACTATTGAAATTATGAAATACTCTTCAGAGAGTGCCAAACTCATGATTCGTAACGGTTGGATGGAAGAACCTCCGCAAGCAAAGAACAGGGATAAGTTAGCAAAAAAGGGATAA
- a CDS encoding MurR/RpiR family transcriptional regulator, translating to MNDQQQEVLKRILHVKEDLPKRQKQLCDYMVEHFEELEMYTLSELSKEANVGVSTIMRVMKEIGVESYKELRKQIHEEVTASRTTWWHMQKSFENTKESHVLTDVWKEVNDLVEKTITKSMMSEFDRAVELMLQSKNINILGLRSSKASAIYFGHLLEEFYPDVTQLSHESDLIYDRVFRLTENDVLILIINAPYTKLSVEIAKFCYDCQIPIILITDYLSGPAASYSSIILHTKSSEKQYSIIPTIAILESLVIAFGREKSDTSISQLEALGNMLSKSNIHYF from the coding sequence ATGAATGACCAACAACAAGAAGTATTAAAGCGTATCTTACATGTTAAAGAAGATTTACCTAAAAGACAGAAACAATTATGTGATTATATGGTTGAACATTTTGAGGAACTTGAAATGTATACTCTATCTGAGCTATCAAAAGAAGCGAATGTGGGTGTATCAACAATCATGCGCGTTATGAAGGAAATTGGAGTTGAAAGCTATAAAGAGCTGAGAAAACAAATTCATGAAGAGGTGACTGCATCTCGGACAACCTGGTGGCATATGCAAAAATCTTTCGAGAATACAAAAGAGAGTCATGTGCTGACTGATGTATGGAAAGAAGTGAATGATTTAGTAGAGAAAACGATTACGAAATCGATGATGAGTGAATTCGACCGTGCAGTTGAATTAATGCTTCAATCGAAGAACATAAATATACTTGGCCTTCGTTCTTCCAAAGCTTCAGCAATTTATTTTGGCCACTTATTAGAAGAATTTTATCCAGATGTAACACAACTTAGTCATGAAAGTGATCTGATTTATGACCGCGTATTTCGACTTACCGAAAATGACGTCCTTATTCTCATCATAAATGCTCCATACACTAAATTAAGTGTAGAAATTGCGAAATTTTGCTATGATTGCCAAATCCCGATTATTTTAATTACGGATTATTTATCAGGACCGGCTGCATCTTATAGTTCTATTATTCTTCATACTAAAAGCAGTGAAAAGCAATATTCGATTATTCCAACAATAGCTATTTTAGAATCCCTTGTGATTGCATTCGGCCGTGAAAAGTCGGATACGTCTATATCGCAATTAGAAGCATTAGGGAATATGTTAAGCAAAAGTAACATCCATTATTTTTAA
- a CDS encoding VOC family protein — MTVISKNIVPHLWFDKEAKEAAAFYTSVFPDSRVCSEVVVKDTPSGDCDLISFDLWGQRFMAISAGPYFSFNPSISFTVHFDSARDEHASKQIEEVWEKLSDGGQVLMPFDTYPFSEKYGWIQDKYGVSWQLILTNPDGEERPSILPSMMFIGENAGKAEEAVNYYVSIFKNSKEGVSAKYPAGMEPNQEGTVMFSDFMLENVWLTAMDSALEHGFQFNEAVSLLVNCDTQEEMDDYFEQLSAVPEAGQCGWLKDKYGVSWQIVPKDLYEMMSEYATQEQIDRVNQAMMPMKKLDVKTLRKAYEGR; from the coding sequence ATGACAGTAATCTCAAAAAATATTGTACCGCATCTTTGGTTTGATAAAGAAGCAAAAGAAGCTGCCGCATTTTACACGTCTGTTTTTCCAGATTCTCGAGTATGCAGTGAAGTGGTTGTGAAAGATACACCATCAGGGGATTGTGATTTGATTTCTTTTGATCTATGGGGGCAACGTTTCATGGCTATCAGTGCTGGTCCATATTTTTCATTTAATCCGTCGATTTCTTTTACGGTTCATTTTGATTCCGCACGAGATGAGCATGCGTCCAAACAGATCGAAGAAGTTTGGGAGAAGCTGTCGGATGGCGGGCAGGTGCTGATGCCATTTGATACGTACCCTTTTAGTGAAAAATATGGATGGATTCAAGATAAGTATGGCGTTTCCTGGCAGCTTATTCTGACTAATCCAGATGGGGAGGAAAGACCGTCTATATTGCCATCCATGATGTTTATTGGAGAGAATGCCGGTAAAGCAGAAGAAGCGGTAAACTATTATGTATCCATTTTTAAAAACAGTAAAGAAGGCGTATCGGCTAAGTATCCTGCCGGGATGGAACCGAACCAAGAAGGAACTGTCATGTTTTCTGATTTTATGCTTGAGAATGTCTGGTTGACAGCAATGGATAGTGCATTGGAGCATGGTTTTCAATTCAATGAAGCAGTCTCCCTGCTTGTTAACTGTGACACGCAGGAGGAAATGGATGATTATTTTGAACAACTATCAGCAGTTCCGGAAGCAGGACAGTGTGGCTGGCTAAAGGACAAGTATGGAGTGTCCTGGCAAATTGTTCCGAAAGATCTGTATGAAATGATGAGCGAGTATGCAACACAGGAACAAATTGACAGAGTGAATCAGGCGATGATGCCAATGAAAAAACTAGATGTTAAAACATTAAGGAAGGCATATGAGGGCAGGTAA
- a CDS encoding M20 family metallopeptidase, with product MSENIVKEVEEIIEQKREAFFQVSDQIWETPEIRYEEKQSFQCSADFMEEQGFQVERGVANIPTAFTASFGNGGPVIAILGEYDALPGLSQKAGVTEHDPVETNGPGHGCGHNLLGVGSMSAAVAVKEYLEKNNLEGTIRYYGCPAEESGYAKTYMVKAGLFDDVAASFSWHPHYSNSLFHGPSLAVIHSTFTFKGVSSHAAASPELGRSALDAVELMNVGANFLREHMIDEARVHYAITNTGGMSPNVVQRDAEVSYFVRAPHAEQARVLFKRLVKIAEGAALMTETSMDYQIEGACSNLVQNATLDKLLHKNMKALESPHFSEEELELSRKYYQTLNEDDVAFAASLVGKEKAEELAARPLIHEVSPYREAPEYAKGAGSTDVGAVSWVTPTAQLTAATWSFGTPFHTWQVVSQGKTSYAKKGMLYAGKAIASTVIDVLQHPEVLEDAVKELRDREAGPENYVSLLPENQNLPSMLRK from the coding sequence ATGAGTGAAAATATTGTCAAAGAAGTAGAAGAGATTATTGAACAGAAGCGGGAAGCTTTTTTCCAAGTGAGCGATCAGATTTGGGAAACGCCTGAAATTCGTTATGAAGAAAAGCAATCCTTTCAGTGTTCGGCAGATTTCATGGAAGAACAGGGTTTTCAAGTCGAACGCGGCGTAGCAAATATTCCAACTGCTTTCACCGCAAGTTTTGGAAATGGCGGTCCAGTGATTGCCATTTTGGGGGAATATGATGCTTTACCAGGTCTAAGTCAAAAAGCTGGTGTCACAGAACACGACCCGGTAGAAACAAACGGTCCCGGACACGGATGCGGACATAATTTACTGGGTGTCGGTTCGATGTCTGCAGCTGTTGCTGTCAAAGAATACTTAGAGAAAAATAACTTGGAAGGCACCATCCGATATTATGGCTGTCCAGCAGAAGAAAGTGGATATGCCAAAACGTATATGGTGAAAGCAGGATTGTTTGATGATGTGGCTGCTTCTTTTTCTTGGCATCCGCACTATTCTAACAGCTTATTTCACGGACCATCTTTAGCGGTTATTCACTCTACCTTTACCTTTAAAGGGGTAAGTTCTCATGCAGCAGCTTCGCCGGAATTAGGGCGGAGTGCTCTAGATGCAGTGGAATTAATGAATGTCGGCGCCAACTTTCTGCGTGAGCATATGATTGATGAAGCACGTGTTCACTATGCTATTACGAATACTGGGGGAATGTCTCCGAATGTGGTGCAAAGAGACGCAGAAGTTTCTTATTTTGTACGGGCTCCACATGCAGAGCAAGCACGTGTTTTGTTTAAACGCCTGGTTAAAATTGCAGAAGGTGCGGCATTAATGACGGAAACGTCTATGGATTACCAAATCGAAGGTGCATGCTCTAACCTTGTTCAAAATGCGACATTGGATAAATTGCTTCATAAAAATATGAAAGCTTTAGAAAGCCCGCATTTTTCAGAAGAAGAACTGGAATTAAGCCGAAAATATTATCAAACACTAAATGAAGATGATGTTGCTTTTGCTGCGTCCCTTGTAGGAAAAGAAAAAGCGGAGGAACTTGCAGCGCGTCCATTAATTCATGAAGTATCTCCTTATCGGGAAGCTCCGGAATATGCAAAAGGCGCAGGTTCTACCGATGTTGGCGCAGTAAGCTGGGTAACTCCTACTGCACAGTTGACTGCAGCAACGTGGTCATTTGGCACGCCATTCCATACATGGCAGGTCGTATCCCAAGGGAAAACGTCTTATGCGAAAAAAGGCATGCTCTATGCAGGGAAAGCAATTGCCAGTACCGTTATAGATGTGTTGCAACATCCCGAAGTACTGGAGGATGCTGTAAAAGAGCTTCGTGACCGGGAAGCAGGTCCGGAAAATTATGTTTCATTGCTTCCAGAAAATCAAAATTTACCTTCTATGCTTCGTAAGTAG
- a CDS encoding DUF1801 domain-containing protein, whose product MYELKTKETDSSVIAFIEQVEQPKKREDAYRLLDIFTEATGFEATMWGPSIIGFGKYHYKYDSGHEGDAPLVGFSPRKAKISLYFAMGDTEREHLLAEFGKHTTGKACVYINKVADIDEEVLKELIKQSVQFLQEKYPSE is encoded by the coding sequence ATGTATGAATTGAAAACAAAAGAGACAGATAGTAGTGTGATTGCATTTATTGAACAAGTGGAGCAGCCTAAAAAGCGGGAGGATGCATACCGCCTGCTGGATATATTTACAGAAGCAACCGGTTTTGAAGCAACCATGTGGGGGCCGAGTATTATCGGCTTTGGAAAATATCATTATAAATATGACTCGGGTCATGAGGGAGATGCACCGCTAGTAGGTTTTTCTCCTCGAAAAGCAAAAATCAGTCTATATTTTGCGATGGGAGATACAGAACGGGAACACTTACTTGCGGAATTCGGTAAACATACAACGGGGAAGGCTTGTGTGTATATTAATAAGGTAGCAGATATTGATGAAGAGGTATTAAAAGAATTGATTAAGCAGTCGGTCCAGTTTTTGCAGGAAAAATATCCAAGTGAGTAA